Proteins co-encoded in one Gossypium arboreum isolate Shixiya-1 chromosome 11, ASM2569848v2, whole genome shotgun sequence genomic window:
- the LOC108471029 gene encoding uncharacterized protein LOC108471029 isoform X1, protein MEEEKDAFYVVKKGDIIGIYKSLRDLIAEAGISQAYDPSLRVYKGYGLSKQAEVYLGSCGLKNAAYSISASEVNDNTFGKLVPCPPQQPTSFRGSTSNRDPSPNRLHQILGKDLVGSTSLYTGPRINHMNFANQVMPSTQMMPLDSPYYIIEFDGASKGNPGPAGAGAVLRTEDGRVVCRLREGVGIATNNVAEYRAAILGMKYALRKGFKHVRVQGDSNLVCMQVQGRWKIKSQNLVELNKVAKDLKDKFISFQINHVDREFNSEADALANQAVNLMNGQVQEDWLLK, encoded by the exons ATGGAGGAAGAGAAAGATGCTTTTTATGTTGTTAAGAAGGGAGATATTATTGGCATTTACAAAAGTTTAAGGGATCTAATAGCAGAAGCTGGAATTTCA CAGGCATATGATCCTTCCTTGAGGGTATATAAAGGATATGGCTTGTCAAAGCAGGCTGAGGTGTACCTTGGTTCATGTGGGCTAAAAAATGCTGCCTATTCCATAAGTGCCTCTGAAGTTAATGATAACACCTTTGGCAAACTTGTTCCTTGCCCTCCTCAG CAACCAACTTCTTTCAGAGGAAGCACATCCAACAGGGACCCTTCACCAAATAGATTGCATCAAATACTTGGAAAG GATCTGGTTGGATCAACCTCACTTTACACTGGTCCTAGGATAAATCATATGAACTTTGCTAATCAAGTGATGCCTTCAACTCAAATGATGCCCTTAGATTCT CCGTACTATATCATTGAGTTTGATGGGGCCTCTAAAGGAAATCCTGGACCAGCTGGTGCAGGAGCTGTTTTACGAACTGAAGATGGAAGAGTG GTCTGTCGATTGCGTGAAGGCGTCGGCATTGCCACGAACAATGTGGCTGAATATCGAGCTGCCATTTTGGGGATGAAATATGCTCTTAGAAAGGGGTTCAAACATGTTCGTGTACAAGGGGACTCTAACCTCGTCTGTATGCAG GTTCAGGGTCGGTGGAAAATTAAAAGTCAGAATTTGGTTGAGTTAAATAAAGTGGCAAAGGATCTCAAGGATAAGTTCATATCATTCCAGATCAATCATGTTGACAGG GAATTTAACTCCGAAGCTGATGCTCTTGCAAACCAAGCTGTTAATCTCATGA ATGGTCAGGTTCAAGAGGACTGGCTCTTGAAGTAA
- the LOC108471029 gene encoding uncharacterized protein LOC108471029 isoform X2, whose translation MEEEKDAFYVVKKGDIIGIYKSLRDLIAEAGISAYDPSLRVYKGYGLSKQAEVYLGSCGLKNAAYSISASEVNDNTFGKLVPCPPQQPTSFRGSTSNRDPSPNRLHQILGKDLVGSTSLYTGPRINHMNFANQVMPSTQMMPLDSPYYIIEFDGASKGNPGPAGAGAVLRTEDGRVVCRLREGVGIATNNVAEYRAAILGMKYALRKGFKHVRVQGDSNLVCMQVQGRWKIKSQNLVELNKVAKDLKDKFISFQINHVDREFNSEADALANQAVNLMNGQVQEDWLLK comes from the exons ATGGAGGAAGAGAAAGATGCTTTTTATGTTGTTAAGAAGGGAGATATTATTGGCATTTACAAAAGTTTAAGGGATCTAATAGCAGAAGCTGGAATTTCA GCATATGATCCTTCCTTGAGGGTATATAAAGGATATGGCTTGTCAAAGCAGGCTGAGGTGTACCTTGGTTCATGTGGGCTAAAAAATGCTGCCTATTCCATAAGTGCCTCTGAAGTTAATGATAACACCTTTGGCAAACTTGTTCCTTGCCCTCCTCAG CAACCAACTTCTTTCAGAGGAAGCACATCCAACAGGGACCCTTCACCAAATAGATTGCATCAAATACTTGGAAAG GATCTGGTTGGATCAACCTCACTTTACACTGGTCCTAGGATAAATCATATGAACTTTGCTAATCAAGTGATGCCTTCAACTCAAATGATGCCCTTAGATTCT CCGTACTATATCATTGAGTTTGATGGGGCCTCTAAAGGAAATCCTGGACCAGCTGGTGCAGGAGCTGTTTTACGAACTGAAGATGGAAGAGTG GTCTGTCGATTGCGTGAAGGCGTCGGCATTGCCACGAACAATGTGGCTGAATATCGAGCTGCCATTTTGGGGATGAAATATGCTCTTAGAAAGGGGTTCAAACATGTTCGTGTACAAGGGGACTCTAACCTCGTCTGTATGCAG GTTCAGGGTCGGTGGAAAATTAAAAGTCAGAATTTGGTTGAGTTAAATAAAGTGGCAAAGGATCTCAAGGATAAGTTCATATCATTCCAGATCAATCATGTTGACAGG GAATTTAACTCCGAAGCTGATGCTCTTGCAAACCAAGCTGTTAATCTCATGA ATGGTCAGGTTCAAGAGGACTGGCTCTTGAAGTAA
- the LOC108471654 gene encoding metalloendoproteinase 1-like has product MAPKLSHHIISEALLLLIMQSLFVNSASHFRSLQLFEGAQKGYTLKGLNHVKQYLKAFGYYYSINDANFTDHFDSLLESALKAYQQYYRLEVTGKINSDTMKKMSTPRCGVRDVFNDSNDGFKFRMVGNYTFFNGMPRWNKRQLTYKLRSSAHVISDRQLRPIIARAFGKWADVSNFTFREAWVFNPSDIVVGFHRRFHWDNYPFDGPGNVLAHAFAPEDGRLHYDADENWSTNNLTRLDQIDIESVSIHEIGHILGLGHSRDPNAIMYPYYRPGTIKRNLGQDDIDGIGALYFGR; this is encoded by the coding sequence ATGGCTCCCAAGCTTTCTCATCATATAATCTCAGAAGCTTTGTTGCTGCTTATAATGCAGTCTTTGTTTGTTAATTCCGCATCTCATTTCAGATCTCTCCAATTATTTGAAGGAGCTCAAAAAGGATACACATtgaaaggacttaatcacgtcaAGCAATACTTGAAAGCCTTTGGGTATTATTATTCCATTAACGATGCCAATTTCACTGATCATTTCGATAGCTTGTTAGAATCTGCACTTAAAGCTTACCAACAATACTATCGTCTCGAGGTAACAGGAAAAATCAACTCTGATACCATGAAAAAAATGTCAACCCCTAGATGTGGCGTTCGAGATGTTTTCAACGACTCAAATGATGGTTTCAAGTTTCGTATGGTAGGTAACTATACCTTTTTTAATGGGATGCCTCGATGGAACAAACGCCAATTGACCTACAAGTTACGTTCTAGTGCACATGTGATTAGTGATCGACAATTAAGGCCTATCATAGCTAGGGCATTTGGTAAATGGGCTGATGTTTCCAATTTCACATTTCGGGAAGCGTGGGTATTCAATCCATCAGATATCGTGGTGGGGTTTCATCGTCGTTTTCATTGGGACAACTACCCATTTGATGGCCCAGGAAATGTTTTGGCTCATGCTTTTGCACCCGAAGACGGGAGGCTTCATTACGATGCTGATGAGAATTGGAGTACTAATAATCTTACAAGACTAGATCAAATCGATATAGAATCTGTATCTATTCATGAAATAGGACATATTTTAGGACTTGGGCATAGTCGGGACCCAAATGCGATTATGTACCCATATTATAGGCCTGGAACCATCAAAAGGAATCTAGGCCAAGATGATATTGATGGCATAGGAGCTCTGTACTTCGGTCGGTAA